In Aliiglaciecola sp. LCG003, a genomic segment contains:
- a CDS encoding hydroxymethylglutaryl-CoA lyase, with amino-acid sequence MVYPEKVKIVEVGPRDGLQNEQSPVSLAHKLTLIDELAYSGIKVIEAGSFVSPKWVPQMADSAALFQQLKRQPGVTYSALTPNLQGFEAAMTAGVNEVAVFGAASESFSKRNINCTIDESLTRFEPLLAEAKARDVAVRGYLSCVLGCPYEGHISPDKVAQVAAKLLDMGCYEISLGDTIGVGTPTKTAAMLEAVLKVVPVEKLAVHFHDTYGQALANILVALQMGVSIIDSAVSGLGGCPYAKGASGNVATEDVVYMLNGMGIETGIDIDKLALSGRNIMSVLDRQSQSKVANALAARL; translated from the coding sequence ATGGTATACCCAGAAAAGGTAAAAATAGTCGAGGTGGGTCCTCGAGATGGTTTGCAAAATGAGCAGTCACCTGTGAGTCTAGCGCATAAATTAACCTTGATTGATGAGCTAGCCTACAGTGGCATAAAAGTGATTGAAGCGGGTAGTTTTGTGTCGCCTAAGTGGGTACCACAAATGGCTGACAGTGCAGCGCTGTTCCAGCAGTTGAAGCGTCAGCCAGGGGTAACTTATTCAGCCTTAACACCAAACTTGCAAGGCTTCGAAGCGGCGATGACCGCTGGTGTAAACGAAGTTGCGGTGTTTGGCGCTGCGTCTGAAAGCTTCTCTAAACGTAACATTAATTGCACTATTGATGAAAGTTTAACGCGGTTCGAGCCACTGCTGGCAGAAGCTAAAGCACGTGATGTTGCCGTTAGAGGCTATTTATCCTGCGTATTAGGCTGCCCCTACGAGGGTCATATATCCCCTGATAAGGTGGCACAGGTCGCTGCTAAATTGCTCGATATGGGATGTTATGAAATTAGTCTTGGCGATACCATAGGTGTCGGTACGCCGACAAAAACGGCAGCCATGCTAGAGGCGGTACTCAAGGTAGTACCGGTGGAAAAGCTAGCCGTTCATTTCCATGATACCTATGGGCAAGCATTAGCAAATATATTGGTTGCGCTGCAAATGGGGGTTTCTATCATCGACAGCGCTGTTTCTGGCTTAGGCGGATGCCCTTACGCGAAAGGAGCCTCCGGTAATGTTGCCACTGAAGATGTTGTGTATATGCTCAACGGTATGGGTATCGAGACCGGTATAGATATCGATAAACTTGCCTTGTCAGGGCGGAATATTATGTCAGTATTAGACCGACAATCCCAATCTAAAGTTGCCAATGCACTAGCCGCTAGGCTTTAA
- a CDS encoding carboxyl transferase domain-containing protein, translating into MPRIVTKINTKSQDFNDNAAHMQKMVDDLKKVVDQIKQGGGEKANARHTARGKLLPRERINGLLDKGSPFLELSQLAAWNVYEDYVPAAGVIAGIGRVSGMECMIVANDATVKGGSYYPLTVKKHLRAQTIAEQNNLPCIYLVDSGGANLPRQDEVFPDREHFGRIFFNQANLSAQNIPQIAVVMGSCTAGGAYVPAMADESIIVKQQGTIFLGGPPLVKAATGEVVSAEELGGGDVHCRTSGVVDHLANNDHHALQLARDAVARLNRRKSTYLDVVAPQDPAYSIDEIYGIIPKDTRQPYDIKEIIARIVDGSEFDEFKALFGTTLVCGFARIFGYPVGIVANNGILFSESAQKGAHFIELCAQRKIPLVFLQNITGFMVGKQYEAGGIAKHGAKMVTAVACAKVPKFTILIGGSFGAGNYGMCGRAYDPRFMFMWPNARISVMGGEQAAGVLAQVKRDQKDRAGEEWSEQQEQQFKQPIIDTYEQQGHPYYASARLWDDGVIDPADTRFVLGLAIAASLNKPIEETRFGVFRM; encoded by the coding sequence GTGCCCCGCATCGTCACAAAAATAAATACTAAGAGTCAAGATTTTAACGATAACGCTGCCCATATGCAGAAGATGGTTGACGACTTGAAAAAAGTGGTTGATCAAATCAAGCAAGGTGGGGGCGAAAAAGCCAATGCTCGCCATACTGCACGAGGTAAGTTATTGCCGCGAGAGAGAATTAATGGCCTACTGGATAAAGGCTCACCATTCTTGGAATTATCCCAACTTGCAGCCTGGAATGTCTATGAAGACTATGTCCCTGCTGCCGGTGTTATTGCAGGTATTGGCAGAGTGTCTGGTATGGAATGTATGATTGTCGCCAATGACGCAACGGTCAAAGGTGGTAGCTATTACCCCTTAACCGTTAAAAAGCATTTACGGGCGCAAACCATTGCTGAACAGAATAACTTGCCGTGTATATATTTGGTTGATTCTGGTGGCGCTAACTTGCCTCGACAAGATGAAGTATTTCCAGACCGAGAACACTTTGGCCGGATTTTCTTCAATCAAGCCAACCTGTCTGCTCAGAACATTCCGCAAATTGCTGTTGTAATGGGCTCCTGTACGGCCGGTGGTGCTTATGTACCAGCCATGGCAGATGAATCCATCATTGTTAAACAACAAGGCACTATTTTCTTAGGTGGCCCACCATTGGTGAAAGCCGCAACCGGTGAGGTGGTTAGTGCTGAAGAACTTGGTGGTGGGGATGTGCATTGCCGTACATCAGGAGTGGTAGATCACCTGGCGAATAACGACCATCATGCACTGCAATTAGCCAGAGACGCTGTGGCTAGATTAAATCGTCGCAAAAGCACTTATTTAGATGTAGTTGCGCCACAAGATCCAGCCTATTCTATAGATGAAATTTACGGCATCATTCCCAAAGATACTCGCCAACCCTATGATATTAAAGAAATAATAGCAAGAATAGTGGATGGCTCAGAGTTCGACGAATTCAAAGCTTTGTTTGGCACGACTCTGGTGTGTGGCTTTGCGCGTATTTTCGGTTATCCGGTAGGCATAGTAGCGAACAACGGCATCTTGTTTTCTGAATCTGCACAAAAAGGTGCACATTTCATTGAGTTATGCGCTCAACGTAAAATTCCATTAGTATTTTTACAGAACATCACCGGATTCATGGTTGGTAAGCAGTATGAAGCGGGTGGCATTGCCAAGCATGGGGCTAAAATGGTCACCGCAGTCGCTTGTGCTAAAGTCCCTAAATTTACCATTTTAATCGGCGGAAGCTTTGGGGCCGGTAACTATGGAATGTGTGGTCGGGCTTATGACCCCCGATTTATGTTCATGTGGCCCAATGCACGCATTTCGGTTATGGGCGGCGAACAAGCCGCAGGGGTGTTAGCCCAAGTCAAACGAGATCAGAAAGACCGTGCTGGCGAAGAGTGGAGCGAACAACAAGAGCAACAATTTAAGCAACCCATCATCGACACCTATGAGCAGCAAGGCCATCCCTATTATGCCTCTGCCCGTTTATGGGATGACGGCGTAATCGATCCGGCTGATACACGATTTGTATTAGGTCTAGCTATTGCTGCATCCTTAAATAAACCGATAGAAGAAACACGCTTTGGCGTGTTCAGAATGTAA
- a CDS encoding isovaleryl-CoA dehydrogenase: MNAAYPTLNFGLGEDIDMLRDHVYNFAQTEIAPLAEKADADNAFPNQLWPKLGEMGLLGVTVSEQYGGANMGYLAHTIAMEEVSRASAGIGLSYGAHSNLCVNQISKNGTDAQKEKYLPKLVSGEHIGALAMSEPNAGSDVVSMKLRADKKGDVYILNGNKMWITNGPDAHTFVIYAKTDVNGGSKGITAFIVEKDSPGFSQAQKLDKLGMRSSNTCELVFQDCEVPAENILGHEGGGVRVLMSGLDYERLVLSGGPLGIMQACMDQVVPYIHDRKQFGQSIGEFQLVQGKVADMYTQMNAARAYVYAVARSCDRGETTRKDAAGAILYSAELATKMALDAIQLLGGNGYINEYSTGRLLRDAKLYEIGAGTSEIRRMLIGRELFNETK; this comes from the coding sequence ATGAACGCTGCCTACCCTACTCTTAATTTTGGTCTTGGCGAAGACATAGATATGTTGCGCGATCACGTATACAACTTCGCACAAACAGAAATCGCTCCTTTGGCTGAAAAAGCCGACGCTGACAATGCTTTTCCTAACCAACTGTGGCCAAAACTGGGTGAGATGGGTTTGCTCGGAGTTACTGTATCTGAGCAATATGGTGGGGCGAACATGGGTTACCTCGCTCATACTATTGCGATGGAAGAAGTCAGTCGTGCCTCTGCCGGGATAGGACTTAGTTATGGGGCTCATTCGAACTTGTGCGTCAATCAAATTTCTAAAAACGGTACCGATGCACAAAAAGAAAAGTATCTACCTAAGCTAGTCAGTGGAGAGCACATTGGTGCATTGGCAATGAGTGAACCCAATGCAGGATCTGATGTGGTCAGTATGAAACTGCGTGCCGATAAGAAAGGTGACGTGTACATACTCAACGGCAACAAAATGTGGATCACCAACGGTCCCGATGCTCATACTTTTGTAATTTATGCAAAAACAGACGTCAATGGCGGCTCTAAAGGAATTACAGCCTTTATCGTCGAAAAAGACTCACCAGGATTTAGCCAAGCGCAGAAGTTAGATAAATTAGGTATGCGCTCTTCGAATACCTGTGAATTGGTTTTCCAAGATTGTGAAGTACCGGCGGAAAACATATTAGGCCATGAAGGCGGCGGTGTTCGCGTTCTTATGAGCGGACTCGACTATGAACGCTTGGTCCTGTCGGGTGGTCCGTTAGGCATAATGCAGGCCTGTATGGATCAAGTGGTTCCTTATATCCATGACCGCAAACAATTTGGTCAATCCATCGGCGAGTTTCAACTAGTGCAGGGCAAGGTTGCTGATATGTATACCCAGATGAACGCAGCCCGCGCTTATGTCTACGCTGTAGCACGGTCATGCGACCGAGGCGAAACAACGCGCAAAGACGCTGCAGGTGCTATCCTTTATTCTGCTGAGCTGGCCACTAAAATGGCACTGGATGCCATTCAGTTATTAGGTGGAAATGGTTATATCAATGAGTATTCTACGGGACGTTTACTGCGTGATGCCAAGCTTTATGAAATCGGCGCCGGCACCTCAGAAATACGACGCATGTTAATTGGCCGCGAGTTGTTCAATGAAACTAAGTAG
- a CDS encoding acetyl/propionyl/methylcrotonyl-CoA carboxylase subunit alpha, whose protein sequence is MKQVRQIKKLLIANRGEISCRIIKTAQKMGIATVAVYSDADADALHVKMADESVRLGPAPSRESYLKGELIIAAAIKLNVDAIHPGYGFLSENSQFCRLCEQHNIIFVGPPVGAIEAMGSKSAAKQIMQQAGVPLVPGYHGDDQSADLLKKYADEMGYPVLLKAAAGGGGKGMRQVHQSNEFFDALDAAKREAMSGFGDDIMLIEKYLIEPRHVEIQVFCDQNGNGVYLFERDCSVQRRHQKVIEEAPAPGMTESLREEMGKAALKAAQAIDYVGAGTVEFLLQPDGQFFFMEMNTRLQVEHPVTEMITRQDLVEWQLRVAQGENLPKQQHELMIHGHAFEARIYAEDPNNDFLPSTGTLTRLVPPMEDEKTRVDTGVLQGDEVSSFYDPMIAKLIVWDENRDKALAKLAKALSIYDVEGVTTNIDFLYNLATHNAFKNAQLSTHFIEQHHNTLFVEDVNTIEAIVPMAAMYLLLRREQQNNTSQICPSPWSANNHWRMNEQHSETLSMLLQDQQFEVDIIHSDINDKGNHTFKINCNKQQYICHGDLSAQTLCANINGHSYQITVVEHDKDTTLFTKQCAIRCQLLEPDLGTSDAQDEHGGFNAPMNGTVVGLMVEANQSVIKGQVLMVMEAMKMEHAIKAPQNGAVTEFYYQAGDLVDGGAQLLSFAAQEAQE, encoded by the coding sequence ATGAAACAAGTTCGTCAAATTAAAAAATTATTGATAGCCAATCGAGGCGAAATCAGTTGCCGTATCATCAAGACAGCCCAAAAAATGGGGATCGCTACAGTGGCGGTTTATTCAGATGCAGACGCTGACGCGTTGCACGTAAAAATGGCTGACGAAAGTGTGCGCCTAGGACCTGCTCCGTCGAGAGAAAGTTATCTTAAAGGTGAATTGATCATAGCCGCAGCCATAAAGTTAAATGTGGATGCCATCCATCCCGGTTACGGCTTTTTGTCAGAAAACTCCCAATTCTGTCGATTGTGTGAACAGCATAACATCATTTTTGTTGGCCCCCCTGTTGGCGCAATTGAGGCCATGGGCTCTAAATCAGCCGCCAAGCAGATAATGCAACAAGCGGGCGTGCCTCTCGTACCTGGTTATCATGGCGATGACCAATCCGCCGATCTATTGAAAAAATACGCTGATGAAATGGGCTATCCTGTATTGCTTAAAGCTGCAGCGGGTGGCGGTGGTAAAGGTATGCGCCAAGTGCATCAAAGCAATGAATTCTTCGATGCACTGGACGCCGCTAAACGCGAAGCCATGTCAGGTTTCGGTGACGATATCATGCTGATCGAAAAGTATCTAATCGAACCTCGACACGTTGAGATACAAGTATTTTGCGACCAAAACGGTAACGGCGTCTATCTATTCGAACGGGATTGTTCGGTACAACGTCGCCATCAAAAGGTCATTGAAGAAGCCCCAGCCCCAGGAATGACTGAGTCTCTACGAGAGGAAATGGGTAAAGCTGCTCTCAAAGCGGCACAAGCAATAGATTATGTTGGTGCTGGCACCGTTGAGTTCTTACTTCAACCTGACGGTCAATTCTTCTTTATGGAAATGAATACTCGCCTACAGGTAGAGCATCCGGTTACCGAAATGATCACCCGACAAGATTTAGTCGAGTGGCAATTACGGGTTGCACAAGGTGAGAACTTACCTAAACAACAACACGAGCTTATGATCCATGGTCATGCATTTGAAGCGCGTATCTATGCGGAAGATCCGAATAATGACTTTTTACCCTCAACCGGCACGTTAACCCGTTTAGTTCCGCCGATGGAGGACGAAAAAACTCGAGTGGATACTGGGGTTTTACAAGGTGATGAAGTGTCATCATTTTATGACCCCATGATTGCAAAGTTAATTGTATGGGATGAAAACCGTGACAAGGCGTTGGCTAAACTTGCCAAGGCGCTAAGTATTTATGATGTTGAGGGTGTTACCACCAATATCGACTTTTTGTATAATTTGGCTACACATAATGCATTTAAAAATGCACAGCTCTCCACACATTTTATCGAGCAGCACCATAACACGCTCTTTGTTGAGGATGTGAATACTATTGAAGCTATCGTACCGATGGCTGCTATGTACTTGCTCCTCAGACGAGAACAACAAAATAACACATCACAAATATGCCCATCTCCTTGGTCGGCAAATAATCACTGGCGGATGAATGAGCAGCACAGTGAAACTTTATCAATGCTGCTGCAAGACCAGCAGTTTGAAGTTGACATTATCCACAGTGATATCAATGACAAAGGTAACCATACATTCAAAATTAATTGCAACAAACAGCAGTATATCTGTCACGGCGACTTAAGTGCACAAACCCTTTGTGCGAACATTAATGGCCATAGTTACCAGATAACAGTTGTTGAGCATGACAAAGACACGACTTTATTCACCAAACAATGCGCTATTCGTTGTCAGTTGTTAGAGCCGGATTTGGGCACCTCTGATGCGCAAGATGAACATGGTGGGTTTAATGCACCTATGAATGGTACTGTGGTTGGACTGATGGTGGAAGCTAATCAGTCGGTCATAAAAGGACAGGTTTTGATGGTAATGGAAGCCATGAAAATGGAACACGCCATCAAAGCACCGCAAAATGGTGCCGTGACTGAATTTTATTATCAGGCAGGTGATCTAGTTGATGGTGGCGCACAACTACTGAGTTTTGCCGCACAAGAAGCACAAGAGTAA
- a CDS encoding enoyl-CoA hydratase/isomerase family protein yields MTDPTIEILTGSDDVLYHLDNRGVATITLNRADKHNAFDEHMISTLTKLFETVARDHKARVLVLMSEGKNFCAGADLNWMKRMASYSYEENLADANALANMLHTLYTLPKPTIAKIQGAAFGGAVGLVACCDIAIASRLSKFCLSEVKLGLIPATISPYVIDAMGDRVARRYFMTAEVFSAQRARRLGLLSEAVTEEDLNRTVDDLVTQILNNGPLAVAAAKQLVFDVKDEPLGEELMEKTSLRIATTRVSAEGQEGLSAFLEKRTPNWRSE; encoded by the coding sequence ATGACTGACCCAACAATCGAAATACTGACAGGCTCAGACGATGTCCTTTACCATTTAGATAATAGAGGTGTAGCAACAATAACCCTGAATCGTGCAGATAAGCACAACGCCTTTGATGAACATATGATTAGCACCTTAACCAAACTTTTCGAAACAGTGGCGCGGGATCATAAAGCCAGAGTGTTGGTGTTGATGTCAGAGGGTAAGAACTTTTGTGCTGGGGCCGATCTGAACTGGATGAAACGCATGGCCAGCTATAGTTATGAAGAAAACCTAGCCGATGCGAATGCGTTAGCGAATATGCTTCATACCCTTTATACCCTGCCCAAGCCGACTATCGCAAAAATCCAAGGCGCTGCCTTTGGTGGAGCAGTAGGCTTGGTAGCCTGCTGTGACATAGCCATTGCCAGCCGCTTGAGTAAATTCTGTCTTAGTGAAGTGAAATTAGGTTTGATCCCAGCAACCATAAGTCCCTATGTGATCGACGCCATGGGTGACAGAGTTGCTAGACGTTATTTTATGACTGCAGAGGTATTTTCAGCCCAGCGCGCTCGTCGCCTAGGATTGCTGAGCGAAGCTGTCACTGAGGAAGATCTCAATCGCACAGTTGATGACTTAGTAACGCAAATATTGAACAATGGTCCGCTAGCAGTAGCAGCAGCAAAACAGCTTGTATTTGACGTTAAAGACGAGCCATTAGGCGAAGAATTAATGGAAAAGACTAGTTTACGTATTGCAACGACTCGTGTCTCTGCAGAAGGACAAGAAGGTCTGAGTGCCTTCTTGGAGAAAAGAACGCCAAACTGGCGGAGTGAATAA